A part of Lacinutrix sp. 5H-3-7-4 genomic DNA contains:
- a CDS encoding thiamine pyrophosphate-dependent enzyme, which translates to MSTNSDLKKELSFNDFKTQVLEDYKIAVTSRECSLLGRREVLTGKAKFGIFGDGKEVPQLAWAKAFANGDFRSGYYRDQTFMMAIGELTIQQFFAGLYANTDLSQEPMSGGRQMGGHFSTFSLDENGNWNNLTKQKNSSADISPTAGQMPRLLGLAQASKVYRNVKGIDTTNFSTEGNEIAWGTIGNASTSEGLFFETINAAGVLQVPMVISVWDDEYGISVHARHQTTKENISEILSGFQRDKDANGYEILRVKGWDYVALIETYQEAARIARKEHVPVLIHVNELTQPQGHSTSGSHERYKDADRLKWEKQNDCNVKLREWMLETGISTDEELTAIEKDIKKAVREGKKAAWTAFLNPILEERTEVSKILTQVAETSANKVFIEKIINDLSAISEPGRKDILSTARKVLRYVVNEDSSAKTTLINWIDTYFNKIQPKYSSHLHNETKSAAINIKEVKPIYDTDEEVDGRVVIRDNFDALFNNYPESLIFGEDAGNIGDVNQGLEGLQEKYGELRVADAGIREATILGQGIGMAMRGLRPIAEIQYLDYILYALQIMSDDLATLHYRTKGRQKAPLIVRTRGHRLEGIWHSGSQMGGVLNLIRGIHVLVPRNMTKAAGFYNTLLESDEPALIVECLNGYRLKEKKPSNFGEFKTPIGVVETIKEGNDITLLSYGSTLRIVEEVAKELQQVGIDVEVIDAQSLLPFDINHDVVKSLEKTNRLMVIDEDVPGGASAYLLDQVLNKQNGYQFLDSAPKTLTAKAHRPAYGSDGDYFSKPSAEDIFEAIYAVMHEANPKDFPKLR; encoded by the coding sequence ATGAGCACAAATTCCGACTTAAAAAAAGAGCTATCATTTAACGATTTTAAAACTCAGGTTTTAGAAGATTATAAGATTGCTGTAACCAGTCGGGAATGTAGCCTACTTGGTCGTCGCGAAGTATTAACAGGAAAAGCCAAATTTGGTATTTTTGGTGATGGTAAAGAAGTACCACAATTAGCATGGGCAAAAGCCTTTGCAAATGGCGATTTTAGATCAGGATATTATAGAGATCAAACTTTCATGATGGCTATTGGCGAATTAACTATACAACAGTTTTTTGCTGGTTTATATGCCAATACAGATTTATCTCAAGAACCAATGTCTGGTGGTCGCCAAATGGGCGGACACTTTTCTACGTTTAGTTTAGATGAAAACGGAAATTGGAATAACCTTACAAAACAAAAAAATTCTAGTGCAGACATCTCGCCTACTGCAGGACAAATGCCAAGACTTTTAGGTTTAGCACAAGCTTCTAAAGTATATAGAAATGTAAAAGGAATAGATACAACTAATTTTTCTACAGAAGGAAACGAAATCGCTTGGGGAACAATTGGTAATGCTAGTACAAGTGAAGGTTTATTTTTCGAAACCATAAATGCTGCGGGAGTTTTACAAGTACCAATGGTAATTAGTGTTTGGGATGATGAATATGGTATTTCTGTACATGCAAGACACCAAACAACTAAAGAAAACATTTCTGAAATTTTAAGTGGTTTCCAACGTGATAAAGATGCCAATGGCTACGAAATTTTAAGAGTAAAAGGTTGGGATTATGTTGCTTTAATTGAAACTTATCAAGAAGCTGCAAGAATTGCACGAAAAGAACATGTACCTGTTTTAATTCACGTTAACGAACTTACACAACCTCAAGGCCACTCTACATCTGGTTCTCATGAACGCTATAAAGATGCAGACCGTTTAAAATGGGAAAAGCAAAACGATTGTAACGTTAAACTTAGAGAATGGATGCTTGAAACAGGTATCTCTACAGACGAAGAATTAACTGCCATTGAAAAAGATATTAAAAAAGCTGTACGCGAAGGTAAAAAAGCCGCTTGGACAGCCTTTTTAAATCCAATTTTAGAAGAAAGAACAGAAGTCTCTAAAATACTTACTCAAGTAGCAGAAACTAGTGCCAATAAAGTTTTTATAGAAAAAATAATTAACGATTTATCTGCTATCAGTGAGCCAGGTAGAAAAGATATTCTTTCTACAGCTAGAAAAGTACTACGTTATGTTGTCAACGAAGACTCTTCAGCTAAAACAACATTAATAAACTGGATTGATACTTATTTCAATAAAATTCAACCAAAATACAGTTCGCATTTACATAACGAAACAAAATCAGCAGCCATAAATATTAAAGAAGTTAAACCTATTTACGATACAGATGAAGAAGTTGATGGTCGTGTGGTAATTAGAGATAACTTTGATGCTCTATTTAATAACTATCCAGAATCTTTAATATTTGGTGAAGATGCAGGAAATATTGGAGATGTAAACCAAGGATTAGAAGGTTTACAAGAAAAATATGGTGAGTTACGTGTTGCAGATGCTGGAATTCGTGAAGCTACCATTTTAGGTCAAGGTATTGGTATGGCAATGCGTGGTTTAAGACCAATTGCCGAAATTCAATATTTAGATTATATTCTATATGCGTTACAAATAATGAGTGACGATTTAGCAACCTTACATTACAGAACAAAAGGACGCCAAAAAGCACCACTAATTGTTCGTACTCGTGGTCATAGACTAGAAGGTATCTGGCACTCTGGTTCTCAAATGGGTGGCGTTTTAAATTTAATACGCGGTATACACGTTTTAGTACCAAGAAACATGACCAAAGCAGCTGGTTTCTATAACACATTATTAGAAAGTGACGAACCTGCTTTAATTGTAGAATGTTTAAATGGTTACCGTTTAAAAGAGAAAAAACCATCTAACTTTGGAGAGTTTAAAACACCTATTGGTGTTGTAGAAACAATAAAAGAAGGAAACGATATTACGTTACTTTCTTACGGCTCTACTTTACGAATTGTAGAAGAAGTAGCAAAAGAGTTACAACAAGTTGGTATTGATGTAGAAGTTATAGATGCACAATCTCTATTACCTTTCGATATTAATCATGATGTAGTAAAAAGCCTTGAAAAAACGAATCGTTTAATGGTTATAGATGAAGATGTTCCTGGAGGCGCTTCTGCTTACCTATTAGATCAAGTGTTAAATAAACAAAACGGGTATCAGTTTTTAGATAGTGCACCAAAAACATTAACAGCAAAAGCGCACAGACCTGCTTATGGTAGTGATGGCGATTATTTCTCTAAACCATCTGCTGAAGATATTTTTGAAGCAATTTACGCTGTAATGCATGAAGCAAATCCTAAGGATTTTCCTAAATTAAGATAA
- a CDS encoding alpha/beta fold hydrolase, producing MPFISNKKSTEQVDIFYEDYGKGQPVILIHGWPLSRKSWEHQVWKIVEAGYRCISYDRRGFGISSAPWDGYDYSSLASDLNAIIEDLKLKDTIIVGFSMGGGEVVRYLTEYGDSKIAKAALISSIVPLVKQKEDNEAGVPESALKDIQNALENDRVGFLKDFHKGFYNFDETKKEGRISQAVLDYDFIVASHASPRGTIQAALAWMHTDFRPELKNVKVPTLIVHGDEDNTVPIGTSAEQAAKGIANSTYKIIEGAPHGLNITHKEELNSILMDFLKS from the coding sequence ATGCCATTTATTTCAAACAAAAAAAGTACAGAACAAGTAGATATATTTTATGAAGATTACGGTAAAGGACAACCTGTAATATTAATTCATGGTTGGCCACTAAGCAGAAAATCCTGGGAGCACCAGGTTTGGAAAATTGTAGAAGCCGGTTACCGTTGTATCTCTTACGATAGAAGAGGTTTTGGTATATCTTCTGCACCTTGGGATGGATATGATTATTCTTCTTTAGCTAGTGATTTAAATGCAATTATTGAAGATTTAAAACTTAAAGACACTATTATAGTTGGTTTCTCTATGGGTGGCGGCGAAGTAGTACGTTACCTAACAGAATATGGAGATAGTAAAATTGCTAAAGCGGCACTAATTTCTTCTATTGTCCCGTTAGTAAAACAAAAGGAGGATAATGAAGCAGGTGTACCAGAATCTGCACTTAAAGACATACAAAATGCTTTAGAAAATGATCGCGTTGGCTTTTTAAAAGATTTTCATAAAGGGTTTTATAATTTTGATGAAACTAAAAAAGAAGGACGTATTAGTCAAGCTGTTTTAGATTACGATTTTATAGTGGCTTCTCATGCTTCGCCAAGAGGTACAATTCAAGCAGCTTTAGCTTGGATGCATACAGATTTTAGACCAGAATTAAAAAATGTAAAAGTTCCAACTTTAATTGTGCATGGCGATGAAGATAATACAGTACCAATAGGAACATCTGCAGAGCAAGCAGCAAAAGGTATAGCTAATTCTACTTATAAAATTATAGAAGGTGCGCCACATGGTTTAAATATTACGCATAAGGAAGAGTTAAATTCTATTTTAATGGATTTTTTAAAGTCTTAA
- a CDS encoding class I SAM-dependent methyltransferase: MLTKKDKELLRGNIFRHLDGIAIATTTYALHKNGVLQYLLDYKIVTLTKITSHFNANEGYLNVALRLLCSQGWLNQNVDNEKDIVSFSINEKSKQAFSYAHIYKDAVTILNYAVKFPEERIGSDAFLALERVFNKYRDNFGLKNTKSNTVEYQILKHIEGCITAPITVLLGVNGLFHKYFMEASFTAEEYHKDPESFKKILDFLTDLGWFKKKNETYQFTDEGLFFAKRASAYGVTVSYLPTFLKLDELLFGNPKILKNDDPETTEKHVHREMNVWGSGGAHSTYFKVIDQVIIELFNKPIDEQPKGILDMGCGNGAFIQHIFDVIEHQTLRGKMLEEHPLLLVGADFNKAALKVTRANLIKADIWAKVIWGDIGRPDLLAKDLKEDYNIELSDLLNVRTFLDHNRIWETPKKPTNRVSNSCGAFAYQGQRISNNLVEDSLLEHLQKWKPFVEKFGLLIIELHTIKPTLTANNIGKTASTAYDATHGYSDQYILEVDVFNKIAQEAGLNQDPKYFSKFPNNDLATVSINLLKGKK; encoded by the coding sequence ATGCTAACTAAAAAAGACAAAGAACTTTTAAGAGGAAATATTTTTAGACATTTAGACGGTATCGCAATAGCCACAACAACTTATGCACTGCATAAAAATGGTGTTTTACAATACTTATTAGATTATAAAATAGTAACGCTTACCAAAATCACCTCTCATTTTAATGCTAACGAGGGTTATTTAAATGTTGCTTTGAGATTACTTTGTTCTCAAGGTTGGCTAAACCAAAATGTAGACAATGAAAAAGACATTGTATCTTTCTCTATAAATGAAAAAAGCAAACAAGCATTTTCTTATGCACATATTTACAAAGATGCTGTAACCATATTAAATTACGCTGTAAAGTTTCCTGAAGAACGTATTGGTAGCGATGCCTTTTTAGCTCTAGAACGTGTGTTTAATAAGTATAGAGATAATTTTGGCCTTAAAAACACTAAAAGTAATACTGTAGAATATCAAATATTAAAACACATTGAAGGTTGTATTACAGCTCCTATTACTGTATTATTAGGTGTTAACGGTTTGTTCCATAAATATTTTATGGAAGCTTCTTTTACTGCAGAAGAGTACCATAAAGATCCAGAAAGTTTTAAAAAGATTTTAGATTTCCTTACAGATTTAGGATGGTTTAAAAAGAAAAATGAAACTTACCAATTTACAGACGAAGGCTTATTTTTTGCAAAACGAGCATCGGCTTATGGCGTAACCGTTTCTTATTTACCAACATTTTTAAAATTAGACGAGTTACTATTTGGTAACCCTAAAATTCTTAAAAATGATGATCCAGAAACTACCGAAAAACATGTACATAGAGAAATGAATGTTTGGGGAAGTGGTGGCGCTCATTCTACATATTTTAAAGTAATAGATCAAGTTATTATAGAGTTATTTAATAAACCTATAGATGAGCAACCTAAAGGTATTTTAGATATGGGCTGTGGTAATGGTGCTTTTATACAACATATATTTGATGTTATAGAACACCAAACTTTACGTGGTAAAATGCTTGAAGAGCATCCATTATTACTTGTAGGTGCAGACTTTAACAAAGCTGCTTTAAAAGTAACTAGAGCGAACCTTATTAAAGCAGATATTTGGGCAAAAGTTATTTGGGGAGACATTGGTAGACCAGATCTATTAGCTAAAGATTTAAAAGAAGATTATAATATTGAGCTAAGCGATTTATTAAATGTTCGAACCTTTTTAGACCATAATCGTATTTGGGAAACACCAAAAAAACCAACAAATCGTGTAAGTAATTCTTGTGGTGCTTTTGCATATCAAGGTCAACGAATAAGCAATAACCTAGTTGAAGATTCTTTACTAGAACATTTACAAAAATGGAAACCATTTGTAGAAAAATTTGGCTTATTAATTATAGAGTTACACACTATAAAACCAACACTAACAGCTAATAATATTGGAAAAACAGCATCTACTGCTTACGATGCTACACATGGTTATAGTGACCAATATATTCTTGAAGTAGATGTGTTTAATAAAATTGCACAAGAAGCAGGTTTAAATCAAGATCCTAAATATTTTTCAAAATTTCCTAATAACGATTTAGCAACGGTAAGCATAAACTTATTAAAGGGAAAAAAATGA
- a CDS encoding AAA family ATPase: MIHLIVGNTGAGKTTYAHKLKEENKGIIFSIDKWNNILFMPDKTKEDKLDWMLERISRSETLMMLYILQLEDNSVDSILDLGFSKFKHREKFRNFAAKHNIKYQLHFLDSSKQIRENRILKRNADKGITYEFNVKQEDFEFMETWFEPPNSSELKSAIHIKA; this comes from the coding sequence ATGATTCATTTAATAGTTGGAAATACTGGTGCAGGAAAAACAACTTACGCTCACAAACTTAAGGAAGAAAATAAAGGCATAATTTTTTCTATAGATAAATGGAATAACATTTTATTTATGCCAGACAAAACAAAAGAAGATAAACTTGATTGGATGTTAGAAAGAATATCCAGAAGCGAAACACTAATGATGCTTTATATTTTGCAATTAGAAGATAATAGTGTGGATTCTATTTTAGATTTAGGCTTCTCTAAATTTAAACATCGCGAAAAGTTTAGAAATTTTGCTGCTAAGCATAATATTAAATATCAATTACACTTTTTAGACAGCTCTAAACAAATTAGAGAAAACCGCATTTTAAAAAGGAATGCAGACAAAGGCATTACTTACGAGTTTAATGTAAAGCAAGAAGATTTTGAATTTATGGAAACATGGTTTGAGCCGCCTAATTCTAGTGAGTTAAAAAGTGCCATCCATATTAAAGCATAA